In the Limanda limanda chromosome 10, fLimLim1.1, whole genome shotgun sequence genome, one interval contains:
- the LOC133012151 gene encoding transmembrane O-methyltransferase homolog encodes MWLVAVSVPLLPAIVLASRRYHVHLSSLCLRALGWVLRLLRRGGPEECVRSTHSFVFSNCTHGKVDSVLETFDLYAEMHPSLSIGPEIGEVLDAVVKRVRPSRVLELGTHCGYSSVRLLRLLPPAGRLITVEMDPLTAELGEEVILVSGFKHHQFQVLTSSSAEVVPALRSHLEPDGREGFNLEPDGREGFNLVLMDHDPLLYLADLQALEKEELLCRSGCSVLFIDRKRRAGGLRGILDHVRGRSDSCCSVRTELPSLLEVVYRKERAEGGGDGI; translated from the exons AtgtggctggttgcagtttcCGTGCCGCTGCTTCCTGCCATCGTCCTGGCGTCCCGTCGCTACCACGTCCACCTGTCCTCGCTGTGTCTCAGAGCTCTGGGCTGGGTGCTGAGGCTGCTGCGGCGGGGGGGTCCGGAGGAGTGTGTCCGGAGCACACACTCCTTCGTCTTCTCCAACTGCACCCACGGCAAAGTGGACAGTGTCCTggagacctttgacctctacGCTGAGATGCACCCCTCCTTATCCATTGGTCCAGAAATAG GTGAGGTGTTGGATGCTGTGGTCAAGCGGGTGCGTCCCTCTCGGGTGTTGGAGCTGGGGACTCACTGTGGCTACAGCTCAGTCCGCCTGCTGcgtctgctgccccctgctggcagaCTGATCACAGTGGAGATGGACCCCCTCACAGCAGAGCTGGGGGAGGAGGTCATACTTGTGTCTGGATTCAAACACCATCAG TTCCAGGTGTTGACGTCGAGCTCAGCCGAGGTCGTCCCAGCTTTACGCTCACACCTGGAGCCTGATGGGAGAGAAGGGTTCAACCTGGAGCCTGATGGGAGAGAAGGGTTCAACCTGGTGCTGATGGACCACGATCCTCTTCTGTACCTCGCTGACCTGCAGGcgctggagaaggaggagctgctgtgtcGCTCCGGCTGCTCCGTCCTCTTCATCGACAGGAAGAGACGAGCGGGAGGCCTCAGAGGAATCCTGGATCACGTCAGAGGGAGATCCGACTCCTGCTGCAGCGTCAGGACTGAGCTTCCATCTTTACTGGAGGTCGTCTACAGGAAGGAACgagctgagggaggaggggatggaATCTGA